The following are from one region of the Strigops habroptila isolate Jane chromosome 22, bStrHab1.2.pri, whole genome shotgun sequence genome:
- the LOC115602650 gene encoding serum amyloid P-component-like isoform X6 — MGPLRLWLGILAGLMGTGAQEDLYRKVFVFRNDPSDAYVVLRVTPEQPLHNFTVCLRSYTDLTRPHSLFSYATKAQDNEILLFKPKPGEYRLYVGGKFVTFRVPESRGDWEHVCAGWESGTGIAEFWLDGKPWPRKGLQRGYVVGPEAAVLLGQEQDAFGGGFDLYNSFSGELADVYLWDTVLSPDKMRAAFQSLRLPPALLAWSSLSYHIEGDVVVKPWLRAALGA; from the exons ATGGGACCGCTGCGGCTCTGGCTCGGCATCCTGGCCGGGCTCATGGGCACCGGGGCACAGGAAG ACCTGTACCGAAAGGTGTTTGTGTTCCGGAACGACCCCAGCGACGCTTACGTGGTGCTGCGGGTGACGCCGGAGCAGCCGCTGCACAACTTCACCGTGTGCCTGCGCTCCTACACCGACCTCACGCGGCCCCACAGCCTCTTCTCCTACGCCACCAAGGCGCAGGACAACGAGATCCTCCTCTTCAAGCCCAAACCCGGCGAGTACCGGCTCTATGTCGGCGGCAAGTTCGTCACCTTCCGCGTCCCCGAGAGCCGCGGGGACTGGGAGCACGTGTGCGCCGGCTGGGAATCGGGCACCGGCATTGCCGAGTTCTGGCTGGACGGGAAGCCTTGGCCACGCAAGGGGCTGCAGCGGGGCTACGTGGTGGGGCCGGAGGCGGCcgtgctgctggggcaggagcaggacgCCTTCGGAGGTGGGTTCGATCTCTACAACTCCTTCTCGGGCGAGCTGGCCGATGTGTACCTGTGGGACACGGTGCTGAGCCCCGACAAGATGCGAGCGGCGTTCCAGTCGCTGCGCCTGCCGCCCGCGCTGCTGGCCTGGAGCAGCCTCAGCTACCACATCGAGGGCGATGTGGTGGTGAAGCCGTGGCTCCGGGCGGCGCTGGGGGCCTGA
- the ACKR1 gene encoding atypical chemokine receptor 1, producing MELIGNFSFYDDDDSNETFLDYGAAPCHNQYCPFFQRVAPPFLAVTSAMAMLGTTALLVALAKRPQWLQSRAMVAQLAVGSGLFAVVLPAVAVGIGQGWRLGTALCRLMYLLWYWSLFAQGLLVASGSCGSFWCRWDARSRRLAVAVWALALLLATPAALTSGTAAAPEPSCLRRSVDMLSPVNLLHLGLCFCLFLLLPAALPVAALAVPRWRARWAPDVAASWVFLALWVPHGAALAMELLLHARLLPQSCGTFQHFDYALGLSEALGVLHCCLGPAAVLLAARLCRTAPGTGPSPHGIPIASAP from the coding sequence ATGGAGCTCATCGGCAACTTCTCCTTCTATGACGACGACGACAGCAACGAGACCTTTCTGGACTATGGGGCCGCGCCGTGCCATAACCAGTACTGCCCCTTCTTCCAGCGCGTGGCTCCCCCGTTCCTGGCTGTCACCAGTGCCATGGCCATGCTGGGCACCACGGCGCTGCTGGTGGCACTGGCCAAGCGGCCGCAGTGGCTGCAGAGCCGGGCAATGGTGGCACAGTTGGCCGTGGGCTCGGGGCTGTTTGCCGTGGTGCTGCCGGCGGTGGCGGTGGGCATCGGGCAGGGCTGGCGGCTAGGCACAGCGCTGTGCCGGCTCATGTACCTCCTGTGGTACTGGAGCCTCTTCGCCCAGGGGCTGCTGGTGGCCTCCGGCTCCTGCGGCAGCTTCTGGTGCCGCTGGGACGCGCGGAGCCGGCGCTTGGCCGTGGCCGTGTGGGCCCTGGCGCTGCTCTTGGCGACGCCGGCGGCTCTCACCAGCGGCACCGCGGCGGCGCCGGAGCCGAGCTGCCTCCGCCGCAGCGTGGACATGCTGTCCCCGGTGAACCTGCTGCACCTCggcctctgcttctgcctgttcctgctgctgccggcGGCGCTGCCGGTGGCCGCGCTGGCCGTGCCGCGGTGGCGGGCGCGCTGGGCGCCGGACGTGGCCGCGAGCTGGGTGTTCCTGGCGCTGTGGGTGCCGCACGGCGCGGCGCTGGCCATGGAGCTCCTCCTGCACGCCCGGCTCCTGCCGCAGTCCTGCGGCACCTTCCAGCACTTTGACTACGCGCTGGGGCTGAGCGAGGCGCTGGGGgtgctgcactgctgcctggGGCCCGCCGCGGTGCTGCTGGCTGCCCGGCTCTGCCGCACCGCCCCCGGTACCGGCCCCTCGCCCCACGGCATCCCCATCGCTTCTGCCCCATAG